The sequence below is a genomic window from Brettanomyces bruxellensis chromosome 9, complete sequence.
TATTTGCTTGTTTGGAGGCTGTTTATTGATAACGTAGGTTCCTTCGGCAGTTGTAATTGTCACAATTCCGGCGCTGTTATCAACATCTGCATCGGCGATGTTTTTATCTTCGAATAAATCTTCAAGATCCGTGGCAATAGTGTCTAACGTTTCGTCAGCCAAGTGTCTATATTGAGTAGGACTAAGGTTCAACACAGAATCAGGAACCCTCTGTCCTGTAGTGCTTGAAGTAATAGATTCAAATCTCCTAGATGTTATGATCGGAGCAGCACAATTATAGTTCTCCAGACCATATGTTCTTCTACTACCCGTAGTTGAAGCACCACATCTATAAACTTGACTATAGAATCGAGTGAAAAGCGGTTTCAAAGATGCGC
It includes:
- a CDS encoding uncharacterized protein (BUSCO:EOG092659DX): MIALIQVSNYSTRRFISGCASTFKGASLKPLFTRFYSQVYRCGASTTGSRRTYGLENYNCAAPIITSRRFESITSSTTGQRVPDSVLNLSPTQYRHLADETLDTIATDLEDLFEDKNIADADVDNSAGIVTITTAEGTYVINKQPPNKQIWLSSPISGPNRFDYIKGRWTSLRKGEKLFDILEKEVSDMFGEFEFTEKF